A genomic region of Bacteroidales bacterium contains the following coding sequences:
- a CDS encoding class II D-tagatose-bisphosphate aldolase, non-catalytic subunit, whose product MSAGEIHGEVPLMEQILLRIKDLEKETGIKRTILAACPNSRAVIKAALRSAKRCNAPVKFSATLNQVDLDGGYTGFTQQEFVNFIRQEALVINLTGPVIIAIDHGGPWLKDSQRQGRWPYDAAMAAIKESFEAAIDAGYHLIHVDPTIDINLHDNEIISIEVVAQRTVELIAHAENYRRRRHLPRISYEVGTEEVHGGLANMKTFTRFLRLLKEGLYEKAFNDTWPCFIVGKVGTDLHTTLFDHEVAWTLAKIAADYNSYIKGHYTDNVENPEDYPESGMGAANVGPEFTEREYDGLMELEALEENLIRQDKIKDAGQIKKTLREAVIASGRWKKWLQAGENQEDFNSLDPGRQEWLIKTGCRYIWENPEVVSAREKLYLNLKKSGIDGEEIVLSHIEHAMEKYFFKFNLFDLNKYL is encoded by the coding sequence ATGAGTGCTGGCGAAATACATGGTGAAGTGCCGCTAATGGAGCAGATTCTGCTCAGGATAAAAGACCTGGAAAAAGAAACGGGTATTAAAAGAACGATTTTAGCTGCTTGTCCGAATTCCCGCGCTGTGATCAAAGCTGCACTGCGTTCAGCCAAGCGGTGCAACGCTCCCGTCAAATTTTCCGCAACCCTCAACCAGGTCGATCTGGATGGCGGATATACCGGGTTCACACAACAGGAATTTGTCAACTTCATCCGGCAGGAAGCCCTGGTCATCAACCTCACAGGTCCGGTGATCATAGCCATCGATCACGGCGGGCCCTGGCTGAAAGATAGCCAGCGTCAGGGAAGATGGCCGTACGATGCAGCAATGGCAGCCATTAAAGAATCTTTCGAAGCCGCAATCGATGCGGGTTACCATCTTATACATGTCGATCCGACGATTGATATTAACCTGCATGATAATGAAATAATCAGCATTGAGGTGGTCGCCCAAAGAACTGTCGAGCTGATCGCCCATGCAGAGAATTATCGCCGCAGGAGACATTTGCCCCGTATCTCCTATGAAGTAGGAACAGAGGAAGTCCATGGCGGCCTGGCTAACATGAAAACTTTTACACGTTTCCTCCGGCTCTTGAAAGAAGGTTTATATGAGAAAGCGTTTAACGATACCTGGCCCTGCTTTATCGTCGGAAAAGTCGGGACAGACCTTCATACTACCTTATTCGATCATGAGGTGGCATGGACCCTGGCTAAGATCGCAGCCGATTATAACAGTTACATAAAAGGGCATTATACAGACAATGTCGAAAACCCGGAAGATTATCCGGAATCGGGAATGGGCGCGGCAAACGTAGGTCCTGAATTCACCGAACGGGAATATGACGGGCTGATGGAGCTGGAAGCTTTAGAAGAAAATCTGATCAGGCAGGATAAAATAAAAGATGCAGGACAAATAAAAAAAACTTTGCGGGAAGCAGTTATCGCATCCGGGAGATGGAAAAAATGGCTCCAGGCAGGTGAAAACCAGGAAGATTTTAACTCGCTTGATCCCGGAAGGCAGGAATGGCTTATCAAGACGGGTTGCCGGTATATCTGGGAAAACCCGGAAGTAGTATCTGCCAGGGAAAAATTATATCTGAACCTGAAAAAATCCGGCATTGACGGTGAAGAAATTGTCCTTTCCCATATCGAACATGCAATGGAAAAGTATTTCTTTAAGTTTAACCTTTTCGACCTGAATAAGTACCTTTAA
- a CDS encoding carbohydrate kinase family protein, translated as MNLLQESACEFNVLVAGELNIDLIFNNIEMFPETGKEVLAGQMVLTLGSSSAIFASNLSSMGSKVAFAGMIGRDIFGELVLKSLEEKRVNTRFLLKCSELNTGATVVINQEEDRAMLTYPGAMNDLSADDISDEMLASAGHLHVSSIFLQPGLRKGIIGLMQRAKRSGLTTSLDTQWDPEEKWGLPLEELLPLVDVFLPNMQEFLNLSRSAALTEGIEKMASRLNILVVKDGSNGAYLWHKGHLVNRPAFLNPDVADCIGAGDSFDAGFIHCFIHGDPLEDCLRYATLMGAINTTKPGGTTAFTDKQAIRQIARDRFNMEI; from the coding sequence ATGAACCTTCTACAAGAATCAGCATGCGAATTTAACGTCCTTGTCGCAGGAGAGCTAAACATCGACCTGATTTTCAATAATATCGAAATGTTCCCTGAAACAGGCAAAGAAGTCCTTGCCGGCCAGATGGTATTGACCCTCGGCAGCAGCTCAGCTATTTTCGCCAGCAACCTGAGTTCGATGGGTTCAAAGGTCGCTTTTGCAGGTATGATCGGACGGGATATTTTCGGTGAACTTGTTTTGAAGTCTTTGGAAGAAAAAAGAGTAAATACGCGTTTCCTGCTGAAGTGTTCTGAATTGAACACAGGAGCTACGGTGGTGATAAACCAGGAGGAAGACCGGGCCATGCTCACTTATCCCGGTGCGATGAATGATTTGTCGGCAGATGATATTTCTGATGAAATGCTCGCTTCCGCAGGCCATTTGCATGTCAGCTCGATATTTCTCCAGCCAGGTTTACGGAAAGGAATAATTGGGCTGATGCAAAGAGCAAAAAGATCAGGCCTCACAACTTCCCTCGACACCCAATGGGACCCGGAGGAAAAATGGGGGCTACCATTGGAAGAGCTGCTGCCACTGGTTGACGTATTCCTGCCCAATATGCAGGAATTCCTGAATCTGAGTCGTTCGGCCGCCCTGACAGAAGGTATTGAAAAAATGGCTTCCCGTTTAAATATCTTAGTGGTGAAAGATGGCAGTAACGGTGCCTATCTTTGGCATAAAGGCCATTTGGTGAACCGGCCCGCTTTCCTGAACCCGGATGTGGCAGATTGCATCGGTGCAGGGGATAGCTTCGATGCCGGTTTCATTCACTGTTTTATCCATGGGGACCCTTTGGAAGATTGTCTCCGGTATGCTACGCTTATGGGGGCTATTAACACAACAAAACCGGGCGGGACAACTGCTTTTACAGATAAGCAGGCTATCCGGCAGATTGCCCGTGATCGCTTTAATATGGAGATATAG
- a CDS encoding class II fructose-bisphosphate aldolase — protein sequence MKLQDKLQSLSQERKAILAVNFYNFETLSGILRAAAKVNQPIILQVSESTIRYLGLKIANSLARTALADYGVTGWLHLDHGSSPEIARKCLEAGFDSVMIDASEKPFNENVRITRQVVEMSSQFDASVEAELGYVAKLGQSQGDSKYTQPSEASRFVELTGVNALAVAIGTAHGFYKSAPELQIALLKQIRQATPAALVLHGSSGIPDEMLREAIHAGISKVNLATESKNIFMKTLKNELRQTDEIDLRKVFPVAIEAVTNLIGQKIKVVY from the coding sequence ATGAAATTACAGGACAAACTGCAATCTTTGAGCCAGGAAAGGAAAGCCATCCTGGCCGTAAACTTTTATAATTTTGAGACCCTCAGCGGCATTTTGCGGGCAGCTGCAAAAGTCAATCAACCCATTATCCTGCAGGTATCAGAGAGCACCATCCGTTACCTGGGTTTAAAAATAGCAAATTCGCTGGCCCGCACAGCCCTGGCCGATTACGGGGTGACCGGCTGGTTGCACCTTGACCATGGCAGTTCGCCGGAAATCGCACGCAAATGTCTTGAAGCGGGCTTTGATTCGGTAATGATCGATGCCAGTGAAAAGCCATTTAATGAAAATGTCAGGATCACCCGGCAGGTCGTTGAGATGTCATCTCAATTTGATGCCAGCGTAGAAGCAGAATTAGGCTATGTTGCCAAGCTTGGCCAGTCGCAGGGAGATAGCAAATATACGCAACCCTCGGAAGCCAGCCGATTCGTTGAGCTGACCGGCGTAAACGCACTGGCGGTGGCTATTGGCACGGCTCACGGTTTCTACAAATCAGCGCCTGAGCTTCAGATCGCACTACTCAAACAGATCCGGCAGGCAACACCTGCTGCCCTGGTTCTGCATGGCAGCTCCGGGATACCGGACGAAATGCTCCGGGAGGCCATCCATGCCGGCATCTCCAAAGTGAACCTTGCTACGGAATCAAAAAATATCTTCATGAAAACTTTGAAAAATGAACTCAGGCAAACTGATGAGATAGACCTCCGTAAAGTATTCCCCGTGGCCATCGAGGCGGTGACAAACCTTATCGGTCAAAAAATTAAAGTTGTTTATTAA
- a CDS encoding amidohydrolase, with protein MKFTYFPTLLVCFITLAGSAQNPDTLRLKNFRPVSIYNIPITKVDQARFPVIDMHSHDYAKTDQDIQTWINNMDKFGIEKTIILSCQTGPAFDSVLAKYAAYGDRFEVWCGFDYTGYNSSDWPVNALKELERCHKLGAKGIGELGDKGLGLVYSKPTPAYGMHIDDPRMKPLLQRCGELGIPINIHIAEPYWMYLPADSTNDGLMNAWTWKIDLTKEGILDHGEMITTLENAVRDNPKTTFIACHFANCCYNLEILGRLLDQYPNLFADISARYAETATIPRYMAAFYDKYQDRLLYGTDMGFEDAMYETTFRVLQTPDEHFYRTEQFNYHWALNGFDLDDEILQKLYKTNAVIVMKQAAKK; from the coding sequence ATGAAATTTACATATTTTCCCACTCTCCTTGTATGCTTCATTACCCTGGCAGGATCGGCCCAGAACCCAGACACATTGCGCCTGAAGAACTTCCGGCCTGTTTCGATCTATAATATTCCCATTACCAAAGTTGACCAGGCCCGCTTCCCGGTTATCGATATGCACTCCCACGATTATGCAAAGACCGACCAGGACATTCAGACCTGGATCAATAACATGGATAAATTCGGTATTGAAAAGACCATCATCCTTTCCTGTCAAACCGGCCCGGCTTTCGATTCAGTTTTAGCCAAATATGCGGCTTATGGCGACAGGTTTGAAGTATGGTGCGGGTTTGATTATACCGGTTATAACAGCTCCGACTGGCCGGTCAATGCATTGAAAGAACTGGAGCGGTGTCATAAACTAGGGGCGAAAGGCATCGGTGAATTGGGTGACAAGGGATTGGGACTCGTATATTCCAAGCCTACCCCGGCTTATGGCATGCATATCGACGATCCAAGGATGAAACCCCTCCTGCAAAGATGCGGTGAATTGGGAATACCCATCAATATTCATATTGCCGAACCTTACTGGATGTACCTCCCGGCTGATTCAACCAATGATGGATTAATGAACGCCTGGACCTGGAAAATAGACCTTACCAAAGAGGGTATCCTCGATCATGGTGAAATGATCACGACACTGGAGAATGCTGTCAGGGATAATCCCAAAACGACATTCATCGCATGTCATTTTGCCAACTGCTGCTATAACCTTGAAATCCTTGGGAGATTGCTTGATCAATACCCAAATCTTTTTGCAGATATCTCTGCCCGTTATGCTGAAACTGCGACCATCCCCCGATATATGGCTGCTTTTTATGACAAATACCAGGATCGCCTGCTTTATGGAACCGATATGGGTTTTGAAGATGCGATGTATGAAACTACCTTCAGGGTCCTGCAAACCCCGGATGAACATTTTTACAGGACGGAGCAATTCAACTATCATTGGGCCCTTAACGGGTTTGACCTGGATGACGAAATCCTGCAGAAATTATATAAAACAAATGCCGTTATAGTCATGAAACAAGCGGCTAAGAAATAA
- a CDS encoding alpha-galactosidase gives MKKTAILFFTIISAIALLFPGCKPKEIKIVSGNLEITIDNKMKSAVNSTFPGAEPFMDQPQPSEYLVTKHLTMLDFALTSFKEEENSDSIGKGKKFIVTGTFEKDDYSLEKQVIIRIYNGFPGMAVYNVRYRNTGNREIQVRQWINNHYEILSPNDQPRFWSFQGGTTNERKDWVLPIDKGFYQRNYLGMTSSDYGGGIPVTDIWRKDAGIAIGHTELVPRELSLPADMDKYSESIEIGVEYEYPGGLTLAENDILTTDETFVMVHQKDYFSSLQLFTRFMKAKGIRFAETEEDAYGSMWCAWGYERNFTLDEIIGTLSKVKELGIRWVGIDDGFQIAEGDWNLDPKKFPNGDIDMRRLVDQIHAQGLKAMIWWSPLAADPGSRILREDPDVLLYNEDWSPRYITWWDAWLMSPAYEGTRKHTREVLDMFLKTWDFDGIKIDGQHVNAVPADYQPDHGLENPEQCIEKLPEFFSMVLHHAREIKPNAVIEICPCGCCMSFHLMPYLNQAVSSDPKSSWQVRLKGKTYKAIIGQTAYYGDHVELMDNANDFATQMGIGAVMGTKFTWPEDNPKASASYLLTAEKEEIWKKWFGLYNQKMLPTGNYLGGLYDIGYDKPEGHVIQKGDTIFYAFYSPDWNGSIELRGLDAGGQYRVIDYVNSIDLGMVKGSKPIIDIGFKQYLLLEVYPE, from the coding sequence ATGAAAAAGACAGCTATTTTATTTTTTACTATCATTTCGGCAATCGCGCTTTTATTCCCGGGTTGCAAACCGAAAGAAATAAAGATTGTTTCCGGGAATCTTGAAATAACCATCGACAATAAGATGAAAAGCGCTGTCAACAGCACCTTTCCCGGAGCCGAACCTTTCATGGATCAGCCTCAGCCTTCGGAATATCTTGTGACAAAGCATTTAACGATGTTAGATTTTGCATTGACCTCCTTTAAAGAAGAGGAAAATTCAGACAGTATCGGAAAGGGGAAAAAGTTCATTGTAACCGGAACGTTTGAAAAAGATGACTATTCACTGGAAAAACAGGTTATTATAAGGATTTATAATGGATTTCCAGGTATGGCTGTTTATAACGTCCGGTACCGGAATACCGGAAACAGGGAAATACAGGTAAGGCAATGGATTAATAACCATTATGAGATATTATCACCCAACGACCAGCCGCGTTTCTGGTCATTCCAGGGAGGGACCACTAATGAGAGAAAAGACTGGGTCTTACCCATTGATAAAGGTTTTTACCAGCGGAATTACCTCGGCATGACCAGCTCGGATTATGGCGGTGGCATACCTGTAACGGATATCTGGCGAAAAGACGCCGGTATCGCAATTGGCCATACTGAATTAGTTCCCAGGGAACTCTCCTTACCCGCAGATATGGATAAATACTCGGAATCCATTGAGATCGGCGTGGAATATGAATATCCTGGTGGATTAACCCTGGCAGAAAATGATATTCTGACAACAGATGAGACCTTCGTCATGGTTCATCAGAAAGACTATTTTTCATCCCTCCAGCTTTTCACCAGGTTCATGAAGGCAAAAGGAATCCGGTTTGCAGAAACTGAAGAAGACGCGTACGGGTCGATGTGGTGTGCCTGGGGGTATGAAAGAAATTTTACCCTTGATGAGATAATCGGTACTTTGTCGAAAGTTAAAGAATTGGGGATCAGATGGGTAGGTATTGATGATGGTTTTCAGATTGCAGAAGGGGACTGGAACCTTGACCCAAAAAAGTTTCCGAATGGAGACATTGACATGAGGCGACTGGTGGATCAGATCCATGCCCAGGGCCTGAAAGCCATGATCTGGTGGTCGCCGCTTGCTGCCGATCCGGGAAGCCGCATCCTCCGGGAAGATCCTGATGTATTGCTTTATAATGAAGACTGGTCACCGCGTTACATTACCTGGTGGGATGCCTGGCTGATGTCACCGGCGTATGAAGGGACCAGGAAACATACCCGTGAGGTATTAGACATGTTCCTGAAAACCTGGGATTTCGATGGCATCAAGATCGATGGGCAGCATGTCAATGCCGTCCCTGCCGACTATCAACCGGATCATGGACTGGAAAACCCGGAGCAGTGTATTGAAAAACTTCCGGAATTCTTCAGCATGGTACTTCATCATGCCCGTGAAATTAAGCCAAATGCTGTCATTGAGATTTGTCCATGCGGATGTTGCATGTCGTTCCACCTGATGCCATACCTGAACCAGGCAGTTTCTTCCGATCCGAAAAGCAGCTGGCAGGTCAGGCTAAAAGGCAAGACTTACAAGGCGATAATCGGCCAGACCGCTTATTACGGTGACCACGTTGAATTGATGGATAACGCGAATGATTTTGCAACGCAGATGGGGATTGGGGCCGTGATGGGCACAAAATTTACCTGGCCTGAGGATAATCCGAAAGCGAGCGCCAGCTATCTGCTTACAGCAGAAAAAGAAGAGATATGGAAGAAATGGTTTGGCTTGTATAATCAGAAAATGCTACCGACGGGAAATTATCTTGGCGGGCTTTATGATATTGGATATGATAAGCCGGAAGGTCACGTGATCCAAAAAGGCGATACGATTTTCTATGCTTTCTATAGTCCGGATTGGAATGGGAGCATTGAACTGAGGGGACTGGATGCGGGCGGGCAGTACAGGGTGATTGACTACGTCAATTCTATCGATCTTGGCATGGTTAAAGGGAGTAAACCAATTATAGATATTGGCTTTAAGCAATATTTATTATTGGAGGTTTATCCCGAATAA
- a CDS encoding DUF2813 domain-containing protein encodes MYLSHLEIDNFLGIRSARIDFNETTVLIGENDSGKSALLEAIDKVLAVNKEGGKLRFYPHEFHVEMRGGTYAPTGTLRIALTFRERRPDEWSLLQGNEMGVLIRDDKNVIQELTVEVTAQPGEKASFPEWGIRIPGTDTSGMKNDQTILDWIRRMNPVFRIRSGILTSIPEQKAHDTSTTGSEPEKKEEFINRISKHFENLLQGTAPDVHAELRAGYRTAMNYLEEASSLFLPEGYYAQSIIGDILGKRSSSEGLIGRGIHYHHGSAAEMIGLLLFTNAMLQSGTLLADPASEPIFIFEDPEANLHPMTLESVRLMIERLKWQKIITTQSGDFLSGYSLQDIRRITRQAGHVRQWKISPGSLGNEDLRRLSYHIRMRRGTATFARCWLLVEGESEVWLLPHVARLCGFELAMEGVVCIEFAQCGISPLIKAARQLGIEWHLLADGDAAGKAYIDTAKHFANQSNEDYANSFTGLRDKDIEHHLFFNGYAAVYQEYSGIPINYGQNMQPRRIIGRAIHRNSKPFMAIAIVEAMAQPDSPGVPPVLRKLVETCVRLAQGRS; translated from the coding sequence ATGTATCTCAGTCACCTGGAAATAGATAATTTTCTTGGAATCAGGTCGGCCCGGATCGATTTCAATGAAACCACCGTATTGATCGGGGAGAATGATTCAGGAAAATCTGCCCTCCTTGAAGCCATTGATAAGGTGCTGGCTGTCAATAAGGAAGGAGGCAAGCTCCGGTTCTATCCACATGAGTTTCATGTGGAAATGAGAGGCGGCACGTATGCTCCTACGGGCACCCTGCGCATTGCCCTCACTTTCAGGGAACGCCGGCCGGATGAGTGGTCTCTTCTCCAGGGCAATGAAATGGGCGTTCTTATCCGGGATGACAAAAACGTCATCCAGGAGCTGACTGTTGAAGTCACAGCCCAGCCCGGTGAAAAAGCTTCTTTTCCGGAATGGGGTATCCGTATTCCGGGCACGGACACTTCAGGAATGAAGAATGATCAGACTATTCTCGACTGGATCCGGAGGATGAACCCGGTATTTCGCATCAGGAGCGGAATCCTGACAAGTATCCCTGAACAAAAAGCGCATGATACATCAACGACAGGTAGCGAACCTGAAAAAAAAGAGGAGTTTATCAACCGGATCAGCAAGCACTTTGAAAACCTTTTACAAGGCACTGCCCCGGATGTCCATGCTGAACTTCGGGCCGGTTACCGCACTGCAATGAATTACCTCGAAGAAGCCTCCAGCCTTTTCCTGCCGGAAGGTTATTACGCACAAAGTATCATTGGCGATATTCTGGGAAAGCGTAGCTCTTCAGAGGGATTAATCGGAAGGGGTATTCATTATCACCACGGGTCAGCAGCTGAAATGATCGGATTGCTACTGTTCACAAATGCCATGCTGCAATCAGGCACTTTGCTTGCTGATCCTGCCTCAGAACCTATTTTCATCTTTGAAGATCCGGAAGCCAATCTCCATCCCATGACCCTTGAATCAGTCAGGTTGATGATCGAACGCCTCAAATGGCAAAAGATCATCACCACGCAATCAGGAGATTTCCTTTCAGGCTACTCCCTGCAGGATATCAGGCGCATTACGAGGCAGGCCGGTCATGTAAGGCAATGGAAGATTTCGCCCGGCAGCCTGGGTAACGAAGACTTGCGCCGGCTGAGCTATCACATCCGGATGCGGCGGGGTACGGCTACTTTCGCCCGTTGCTGGCTCCTGGTAGAAGGCGAATCGGAAGTGTGGCTCCTCCCCCATGTAGCACGCTTGTGCGGCTTCGAACTGGCGATGGAAGGCGTGGTGTGCATTGAATTTGCCCAGTGTGGTATCTCACCGCTTATTAAAGCGGCCAGGCAACTCGGGATAGAGTGGCACCTCCTGGCAGATGGCGACGCGGCAGGCAAAGCATATATCGATACGGCAAAACACTTTGCAAACCAGTCGAATGAGGATTATGCTAACAGCTTTACCGGGCTCAGGGATAAGGATATCGAGCATCATTTGTTTTTTAACGGTTACGCTGCCGTTTACCAGGAATACTCCGGTATTCCCATTAATTATGGGCAAAATATGCAGCCGCGCCGAATTATCGGGCGCGCCATCCACCGTAATTCAAAACCTTTCATGGCGATTGCCATCGTAGAAGCCATGGCACAGCCAGATTCCCCGGGGGTACCCCCTGTTCTCAGAAAATTAGTTGAAACCTGCGTTCGCCTGGCACAGGGAAGATCTTAA
- a CDS encoding 6-phosphogluconolactonase: MQKFSSSVESSFYEKAGRYEITTFLPYILVDNFPRLGMLTSLRFLEWVSQNPEGVISLPTGKTPEYFIKWTMHFLRHWHDPSERKLREEHGLFLAKKPDLKGLQFVQIDEFYPISPEQHNSFYYYIQNFYIDGFGLDAKRALLVNCDEIRLAGGKSYREVFPGNKVDLSLRYRECKNELDRLQQDSIFLIDEWCTGYEKKIQDKGGIGFFLGGIGPDGHIAFNIKGSDHYSTTRLTSTNFETQAVAATDLGGIEISRNRMVITIGLDTITHNPDAVAIIIAAGEAKAEVVRQALENPPGNTYPATAFQKLPNSRFFLTIGAASRLKDSQLRYYNKGAWTDEKTERSIIDLTKKLDKYGHHLTTDDIGSDIFASMIPGAPESIVPMVEDAIKHKLQKGLEPELDQVFLHTGPHHDDIMLGILPHIAHQVRSHTNKLHFAIMTSGFTAVTNKFVRSSLDHTRQLINDDLIRMIQYPDFFEKGYRFKWDKDVYHYLDNVASGNAFEKQRGLSHRIVRAFVEIYGVKDIQDLLVRLDSMIHYIDHSYDGEKNPPDIQKLKGMIREFEEELVWAHYGVQVKNIHHLRLGFYTGDIFTQAPEKARDVEPVLKMMRDIKPTVISLALDPEGSGPDTHYKVLQTIAEAIRKWSSETDLEKLRIWGYRNVWYRFHPAEADVFVPCSLNSLSMLEGSFHNCYLSQVDASFPSYEMDGPFSKLSRKIWVEQLKSIQLLLGKDYFYENPHPRIRAAHGLVFFREMDVEEFLGEARELEKSMEGEDQ; encoded by the coding sequence ATGCAAAAATTTTCATCATCCGTAGAATCATCCTTCTACGAAAAAGCCGGCCGCTACGAAATCACTACCTTTCTTCCATATATTCTGGTCGATAATTTTCCCAGGCTTGGAATGCTGACTTCCCTTCGATTCCTGGAATGGGTTTCTCAAAATCCTGAAGGCGTGATCAGTCTTCCTACCGGTAAGACCCCGGAGTATTTTATCAAATGGACCATGCATTTCCTTCGACATTGGCATGATCCTTCTGAAAGAAAACTCCGTGAAGAACATGGGCTTTTCCTGGCCAAAAAACCTGACCTGAAAGGCCTGCAGTTTGTCCAGATCGATGAATTCTACCCGATATCGCCTGAACAACACAATAGTTTTTACTATTATATTCAAAACTTTTATATAGACGGATTTGGTCTGGATGCAAAAAGGGCATTGCTGGTAAATTGTGATGAGATCCGTCTGGCAGGTGGGAAAAGTTACCGGGAAGTGTTTCCGGGCAATAAAGTTGACCTCTCTTTGCGTTACCGGGAATGTAAAAATGAACTCGACCGTCTGCAACAGGATTCTATTTTCCTGATTGATGAGTGGTGCACAGGCTACGAAAAAAAAATACAGGATAAAGGTGGTATTGGATTTTTTTTAGGAGGAATCGGTCCTGACGGGCATATTGCGTTCAATATCAAGGGTTCCGATCATTACAGCACAACAAGGCTCACTTCCACAAATTTTGAGACCCAGGCCGTAGCAGCGACAGACCTGGGAGGGATCGAAATCTCCAGGAACAGGATGGTGATCACAATCGGCCTGGATACCATAACCCATAATCCTGATGCTGTTGCTATTATCATTGCTGCAGGCGAAGCAAAGGCGGAAGTTGTCAGGCAGGCCCTGGAAAACCCTCCCGGAAATACTTATCCGGCCACAGCCTTTCAAAAGCTTCCCAACAGCCGCTTTTTCCTGACCATTGGCGCTGCTTCCAGGCTGAAAGACAGCCAGTTGAGATATTATAATAAAGGAGCGTGGACGGATGAGAAAACTGAACGTTCCATCATTGACCTGACTAAAAAACTTGATAAATACGGTCATCACCTGACAACTGATGATATCGGATCGGATATTTTTGCATCTATGATCCCCGGCGCTCCGGAAAGCATTGTGCCAATGGTTGAAGATGCCATAAAACACAAATTACAAAAAGGGCTCGAACCCGAGCTCGACCAGGTGTTTCTCCACACCGGGCCGCATCATGACGATATCATGCTGGGCATCCTTCCTCATATAGCCCACCAGGTCAGGTCACATACCAACAAACTCCATTTTGCCATAATGACTTCGGGTTTTACTGCGGTCACCAATAAATTTGTCAGATCGTCCCTTGATCATACCCGTCAGTTGATTAATGACGACCTTATCCGGATGATTCAATATCCTGACTTTTTTGAAAAAGGATATAGGTTCAAATGGGATAAAGATGTGTATCATTACCTTGACAATGTTGCGTCCGGTAATGCTTTTGAAAAACAACGAGGGCTCAGTCATCGTATCGTCAGAGCCTTTGTGGAGATTTACGGGGTTAAAGATATTCAGGACCTGCTGGTCAGGCTTGATTCGATGATCCATTATATTGATCATAGTTACGATGGGGAGAAAAATCCCCCGGACATTCAAAAGCTCAAAGGGATGATCCGCGAATTTGAGGAGGAACTGGTTTGGGCTCATTATGGGGTCCAGGTAAAAAATATCCATCATTTACGACTGGGCTTTTATACCGGTGATATCTTCACCCAGGCACCGGAAAAAGCGCGCGATGTGGAACCGGTATTGAAAATGATGCGTGATATCAAACCGACTGTCATCAGCCTCGCGCTGGACCCGGAAGGCAGTGGCCCTGACACTCATTACAAAGTGCTTCAGACCATTGCCGAAGCAATCAGGAAGTGGTCTTCAGAAACTGATCTTGAAAAACTCAGAATATGGGGCTACCGTAATGTATGGTATCGCTTTCACCCGGCTGAAGCAGATGTTTTTGTACCTTGCTCGCTTAATTCACTTTCCATGCTGGAGGGTTCATTCCATAACTGCTACCTCAGCCAGGTCGATGCTTCCTTTCCAAGCTATGAAATGGATGGGCCGTTCAGCAAGCTGTCCAGAAAGATATGGGTCGAACAGCTAAAATCTATACAGTTACTTTTAGGAAAGGATTATTTCTATGAAAACCCTCATCCCAGGATCCGGGCCGCCCATGGACTTGTTTTCTTCCGTGAAATGGATGTTGAGGAATTCCTGGGCGAGGCCAGGGAACTGGAGAAGTCAATGGAAGGGGAGGATCAGTAG